The proteins below come from a single Chryseobacterium bernardetii genomic window:
- a CDS encoding sterol desaturase family protein, with the protein MNFLIVIGVFISMEGATWLIHRYIMHGFLWSLHRDHHDHSHNGKLERNDLFFFIFASPAIALLYMGVKQNFSYWFFIGLGISLYGMAYFFVHDIFIHQRAKVFTQTKNPYFLAIRRAHKQHHKHLGKEDGECFGFLWVPVKYFKMYFNKK; encoded by the coding sequence ATGAATTTTCTGATCGTTATAGGGGTATTTATTTCCATGGAAGGGGCTACATGGCTTATCCACCGGTATATTATGCATGGTTTTCTGTGGAGTCTGCACAGAGATCATCATGATCATAGTCATAATGGGAAACTTGAAAGAAATGATCTGTTCTTTTTCATTTTTGCAAGTCCGGCTATTGCTTTATTATACATGGGAGTAAAGCAGAATTTCAGTTATTGGTTTTTTATCGGTCTCGGAATAAGCCTTTACGGGATGGCCTATTTCTTTGTACATGATATTTTTATCCATCAGAGAGCAAAGGTTTTTACCCAAACAAAGAACCCGTATTTCCTTGCCATCAGGCGAGCCCATAAGCAGCATCACAAACATTTGGGAAAAGAAGATGGAGAATGTTTCGGTTTTCTGTGGGTTCCTGTTAAATATTTTAA
- a CDS encoding SRPBCC family protein — translation MMYRLYREQQLNCTIETAWKFFSSPHNLSEITPESMNFVVLSDVKDKPIFKGMEIDYTVSPLLGIPMRWKTIISQVEDGKSFTDFQKEGPYKHWNHFHEFIPNDNGVLMKDTVDYELPLGVLGKIAHQLFVKEKLKSIFDFRYRVLSDLFNNKHN, via the coding sequence ATGATGTACAGGTTATATAGAGAGCAGCAGCTGAATTGCACTATTGAAACAGCATGGAAGTTTTTCTCATCTCCTCATAATTTATCAGAGATAACCCCTGAGAGCATGAATTTTGTGGTTCTTTCAGATGTAAAGGATAAGCCTATTTTTAAAGGAATGGAAATAGATTACACGGTCTCTCCCTTGTTAGGAATTCCCATGAGGTGGAAGACCATTATCAGCCAGGTAGAAGACGGTAAGAGCTTTACAGACTTTCAGAAAGAAGGTCCGTATAAACACTGGAATCATTTTCATGAATTTATTCCTAATGACAACGGGGTACTTATGAAAGATACTGTAGATTATGAACTCCCGCTGGGGGTTTTAGGTAAAATAGCTCATCAGCTATTTGTAAAAGAAAAACTCAAAAGTATTTTCGATTTCAGATACAGGGTTTTGAGTGACCTTTTTAACAATAAGCATAATTAA
- a CDS encoding phytoene/squalene synthase family protein: MKKLFDELSYEVSKYTTQKYSTSFSLGILALKPSIRPAVYAVYGYVRLADEIVDSFHGYDKEKLLKRLKAETYDALEDRISLNPILHSFQETVRQYDIDLQLIDQFLHSMEMDLHSIDYNSELYKEYIYGSAEVVGLMCLQIFTEGNKQQYEALKPFAMKLGSAFQKVNFLRDLKDDYQILGRTYFPSLNMSVFDNTIKASIEKEIEEEFKEALQGIKKLPGSSIFGVYLAYRYYMSLFEKIKKTSSQNMLQQRIRIANSQKLLVAFKSYIRYKSAYF, encoded by the coding sequence ATGAAAAAATTGTTTGATGAATTGTCTTACGAAGTCAGTAAGTACACTACTCAAAAATACAGTACCAGCTTTTCATTGGGAATACTTGCATTGAAGCCATCCATCAGACCGGCTGTTTATGCTGTTTATGGGTACGTGCGCCTTGCGGATGAAATTGTAGACAGTTTTCATGGCTATGATAAAGAAAAGCTTCTGAAAAGGTTAAAGGCAGAAACCTATGATGCACTGGAAGATAGGATTTCCCTCAATCCTATTCTGCATTCATTTCAGGAAACCGTTCGCCAGTATGATATTGATCTGCAATTGATAGATCAGTTTTTACACAGCATGGAGATGGATCTCCATTCAATTGATTATAACTCAGAGTTGTATAAAGAGTATATCTACGGATCTGCGGAAGTGGTTGGTCTGATGTGCCTGCAGATATTTACAGAAGGTAATAAACAGCAATATGAAGCACTTAAACCGTTTGCGATGAAGCTTGGATCTGCTTTTCAGAAAGTTAATTTTTTACGGGATCTGAAAGATGATTATCAGATTTTAGGACGAACCTATTTTCCATCTTTGAATATGTCTGTCTTTGATAATACAATAAAAGCCAGTATTGAAAAAGAAATTGAAGAAGAATTCAAAGAAGCATTGCAGGGTATTAAAAAGCTGCCGGGATCTTCCATATTTGGAGTTTACCTGGCATACAGATACTACATGTCTTTGTTTGAAAAAATAAAGAAAACAAGTTCTCAGAATATGTTGCAGCAAAGAATAAGAATTGCTAATTCACAAAAGCTGCTGGTGGCGTTTAAAAGCTATATACGTTACAAATCTGCTTATTTCTGA
- a CDS encoding phytoene desaturase family protein, which yields MNTGNLRKRIAVIGSGFSGLSAAAYAAKSGNEVHVFEKHNQPGGRARQFKTDEGYVFDMGPSWYWMPDIIESFFADFNCKASDFFELLSLNPQFEMVFAKDKVSVPEKNEDIRDLFESIEHGAAGQYDKFMQSAQYKYEVGMKDFVTKPCYNWLEFASLKIAGSALKLDLLSDFRKYVSGYFDDPKLRSLMEFPVIFLGASPKHIPALYSLMNYGGYVLGTKYPMGGFYQLVLAMKEVAEKEGVAFHFNHNVQKINTENGKAVSITIEGKDYEFDAVIASSDYHHTETLIPQSLRNYNDAYWETRTFAPSCLIYYLGIKGRIPHLKHHTLFFENELDNHIDCIYKNKKWPSEPLFYSCCPSRTDPDVAPENCENLFLLLPLAPGIHDEESVREKYLVEMLERIEKHTGETDLVSRIEYKRSYCVSDFISDYNAYQGNAYGLSNTLSQTAVLKPKIRNRKISNLFYTGQLTVPGPGVPPSIISGKIVAAEVSKLKMK from the coding sequence ATGAATACTGGAAACTTAAGAAAGAGAATTGCGGTAATAGGTTCTGGATTTTCCGGGCTGTCTGCTGCGGCCTATGCTGCAAAATCAGGAAATGAAGTGCATGTATTTGAGAAGCATAACCAGCCTGGCGGCCGAGCAAGACAGTTTAAGACAGATGAGGGATATGTTTTTGATATGGGACCCAGCTGGTATTGGATGCCGGACATTATTGAAAGTTTTTTCGCTGATTTTAATTGTAAAGCATCCGATTTTTTTGAACTGCTTTCTTTGAATCCTCAGTTTGAGATGGTCTTTGCAAAAGACAAGGTTTCTGTTCCTGAGAAAAATGAAGATATCCGCGATCTGTTTGAAAGTATAGAACACGGAGCAGCCGGGCAATATGATAAATTTATGCAGTCTGCTCAATATAAATATGAAGTGGGAATGAAAGATTTTGTAACAAAACCCTGTTATAACTGGCTTGAATTCGCTTCTTTGAAAATAGCAGGAAGTGCACTGAAGCTAGATCTTTTAAGTGATTTCAGGAAGTATGTTTCAGGCTATTTTGATGATCCGAAGCTCAGGTCACTGATGGAATTTCCTGTTATATTTCTTGGAGCTTCTCCGAAGCATATTCCTGCCCTTTACAGTCTTATGAACTACGGAGGGTATGTTTTGGGAACAAAATATCCGATGGGAGGATTTTATCAGCTTGTTCTTGCTATGAAAGAAGTAGCAGAAAAAGAGGGGGTAGCTTTTCATTTTAATCATAATGTACAGAAAATAAATACGGAGAACGGAAAGGCTGTTTCAATAACAATAGAAGGTAAGGATTATGAATTTGATGCAGTAATAGCGTCATCTGATTATCATCACACAGAAACATTAATACCGCAATCTCTAAGGAACTATAATGATGCGTATTGGGAAACGAGAACTTTTGCCCCTTCCTGTCTTATTTATTATCTCGGGATCAAAGGGAGAATTCCTCATTTAAAACATCATACTTTATTTTTCGAAAATGAGCTTGACAATCATATAGACTGTATTTATAAAAATAAGAAATGGCCGTCTGAACCTCTTTTTTATTCATGTTGTCCATCCAGAACAGATCCTGATGTAGCTCCTGAAAACTGTGAAAATCTTTTTTTACTGTTACCTCTTGCACCGGGAATACATGATGAAGAGTCTGTAAGAGAAAAATATCTTGTAGAAATGCTTGAAAGAATTGAGAAACATACCGGTGAAACAGATCTTGTTTCCAGGATCGAATATAAAAGAAGTTATTGTGTAAGTGATTTTATTTCAGATTATAATGCTTATCAGGGGAATGCCTATGGATTATCCAATACATTATCGCAGACGGCGGTCCTGAAACCTAAAATAAGAAACAGAAAGATCAGTAATCTTTTCTATACAGGGCAGTTAACTGTTCCGGGGCCAGGAGTTCCTCCATCAATAATCTCCGGGAAAATTGTAGCAGCTGAAGTTAGTAAACTAAAAATGAAATAA
- a CDS encoding MarR family winged helix-turn-helix transcriptional regulator, translated as MNFDLIKAVVELVQQFVEQNEGKTIYSNDLQGFTEWINASHKAGSGSEDPDWIGKESGRSSDSIINTLLIRMGKYAKSYSRSIGSSVFSSQDDFIYLISLKTMGAMTKMDLIRHNVHEKSPGILIINRLIRNGWAVQTVSPQDKRTKHIQITEKGLAVLEEHMDEIRKASRVVVGNLNYSEQMLLIAILSKLDEFHDSLYRKKLEYRDLLDAAYKRLN; from the coding sequence ATGAATTTTGATCTTATAAAAGCAGTTGTAGAACTTGTTCAGCAATTTGTAGAACAAAATGAGGGTAAAACGATATACAGCAACGATCTTCAGGGGTTTACAGAATGGATCAACGCTTCCCATAAAGCTGGTTCCGGGTCAGAAGATCCGGATTGGATAGGGAAGGAGTCCGGAAGAAGTTCTGATAGCATCATCAATACCTTATTGATAAGAATGGGGAAGTATGCAAAATCTTACTCCCGCTCAATCGGCAGTTCAGTTTTTTCAAGTCAGGATGATTTTATTTATCTGATAAGCCTCAAAACTATGGGAGCCATGACCAAAATGGATTTAATTAGACATAATGTGCATGAGAAATCTCCAGGTATACTTATCATTAACCGTTTAATCCGTAATGGTTGGGCAGTGCAGACAGTGTCCCCACAGGATAAAAGAACAAAACATATCCAGATAACAGAAAAAGGGCTTGCTGTATTGGAAGAGCATATGGATGAAATCCGTAAAGCTTCAAGGGTGGTAGTAGGCAATCTGAACTACTCTGAACAAATGCTGCTCATAGCCATACTCTCTAAACTGGATGAATTTCACGATTCTCTTTATCGTAAGAAACTGGAATATAGAGATTTGCTGGATGCTGCGTATAAAAGACTTAACTGA
- a CDS encoding transposase, which yields MENITVNYLHRAEIWLCLATVIYFFINGAQVFETLVLVPKWTASPPQSLKILSDDNGMSLKTFWIVFHSIHEVVFIMAVIFCWKIDPVRNWLIVLFAVHLLVRIWTLSYFAPNIIDFQGMSDQPSLTDTITARISRWQLLNYIRVAVFIAVSIGFIPVCVKLFSMRI from the coding sequence ATGGAAAATATAACTGTAAATTATTTGCATAGAGCTGAAATATGGTTGTGCCTGGCCACTGTCATTTATTTTTTTATTAATGGAGCTCAGGTTTTTGAAACGCTGGTTTTGGTTCCCAAATGGACTGCTTCGCCGCCTCAGAGTTTGAAAATTTTATCTGACGATAACGGAATGAGTTTAAAAACCTTTTGGATTGTATTTCATTCAATTCATGAAGTTGTTTTTATTATGGCTGTTATTTTCTGCTGGAAAATAGACCCTGTAAGAAATTGGCTTATCGTATTGTTTGCTGTCCATTTATTAGTACGGATCTGGACTTTATCCTATTTTGCACCCAATATTATAGATTTCCAGGGAATGTCAGATCAGCCGTCTCTCACAGATACTATTACTGCCAGGATTTCAAGGTGGCAATTACTGAACTATATTAGAGTTGCTGTTTTTATAGCGGTGTCAATAGGATTTATTCCTGTATGTGTTAAGCTGTTTTCAATGCGTATTTAA
- a CDS encoding MarR family winged helix-turn-helix transcriptional regulator, with protein sequence MSDELILRFRAVSRQYSDASLLMHEAIARKAGLTGSDHKYLGLILQHEKLTAGEVSKLTGLTKGAVTGLLDRLESKGLIHRKFTRDDRRKVIIIPDLQNSMKLLQPLFNDLQEKTAPVINSFSEDEIKIIERYFQMAVNVMKDFTDNLNKT encoded by the coding sequence ATGTCTGATGAATTAATTCTTCGTTTTAGGGCAGTCAGTAGACAGTATTCTGATGCCTCCTTACTGATGCATGAAGCAATCGCCAGGAAAGCAGGTTTAACAGGTTCTGACCATAAATACCTGGGGCTTATTCTGCAACATGAGAAATTGACTGCGGGTGAAGTTTCAAAGCTTACCGGATTAACAAAAGGGGCCGTAACAGGTCTTTTGGACCGCCTTGAATCTAAAGGGCTCATCCATAGAAAGTTCACCCGCGATGATAGAAGAAAAGTTATTATTATCCCTGATCTTCAGAATAGTATGAAACTTTTGCAGCCGTTATTTAATGATTTACAGGAAAAAACAGCTCCTGTTATCAATAGCTTTTCTGAAGATGAGATAAAAATTATTGAGCGTTATTTCCAAATGGCGGTTAATGTTATGAAGGATTTTACAGATAATCTGAATAAAACTTAA
- a CDS encoding LacI family DNA-binding transcriptional regulator: protein MKRPSIKDIATLAGVSVATVSYVLNKKEGQRISEETRKKIFNIAETINYTPNKIAKSLKTNTTKLLGLIVADISNEFYSHMARNLEDKALKLGYTLIIGSSDENAEKFKKLTELFSQQQVDGMIVAPVAGSEKTLENLINNKYPIVTIDRYLKEVEIAGITINNQEIAETTTHLLLKKDFSTIIYIGYKTELPHLLDRQYGFEKAVRSSEKPVEVQYILVGLDNIAKEVHLQLEMMLGKTPANAALYFSSNKLAVAGLSYIVKNNIKVPEQVSVVAFDETDAYDLFPTEITYIQQPIEEMAEEAIKLLDEQISNYTATGKRVTLSAKLVPKASLK from the coding sequence ATGAAAAGACCTTCTATAAAAGATATAGCTACACTGGCAGGAGTTTCCGTTGCCACAGTATCGTATGTTCTTAACAAAAAGGAGGGCCAGCGCATCAGTGAAGAAACAAGAAAAAAAATTTTTAACATTGCTGAAACGATTAACTACACTCCCAATAAAATAGCAAAAAGCCTTAAAACCAATACGACAAAGCTTCTTGGGCTTATTGTTGCAGATATATCAAATGAGTTTTACTCGCATATGGCAAGGAACCTGGAAGACAAGGCTCTAAAATTAGGCTATACACTGATTATCGGCAGTTCTGATGAAAATGCAGAAAAATTTAAAAAGCTTACAGAGCTCTTTTCACAGCAACAGGTAGACGGAATGATTGTTGCCCCGGTAGCAGGATCAGAAAAAACACTTGAAAACCTCATCAATAATAAGTACCCTATTGTTACCATCGACAGATATCTTAAAGAAGTTGAAATTGCAGGCATAACAATCAATAATCAAGAAATTGCAGAAACCACAACTCATTTACTGCTTAAAAAAGATTTTAGTACAATAATATACATCGGATATAAAACTGAACTTCCTCACCTGCTAGACCGCCAGTATGGTTTTGAAAAGGCAGTAAGATCTTCAGAAAAGCCAGTGGAAGTACAATATATTCTGGTAGGATTAGATAATATAGCAAAGGAAGTACATTTGCAGCTTGAAATGATGCTTGGAAAAACACCGGCGAATGCAGCACTCTATTTTTCCAGTAATAAACTTGCAGTAGCCGGATTATCCTATATTGTCAAAAATAATATAAAAGTTCCGGAGCAGGTATCAGTTGTAGCATTTGATGAAACGGATGCATATGACCTTTTCCCAACAGAGATCACTTACATCCAACAGCCTATTGAGGAAATGGCTGAAGAAGCTATTAAGCTGCTGGATGAACAGATCAGTAATTATACAGCAACAGGAAAACGGGTAACATTATCCGCAAAACTGGTTCCTAAAGCATCTTTAAAATAA
- a CDS encoding carbohydrate kinase family protein: protein MITNQSNYAVCFGEVLWDIFPSGSRAGGAPFNVAYNLFKMGIDTKMLSRIGNDQLGHQLLNQIEDWGITTDFIQIDQEKATGTVLADFDEHGEAKYDIVQEVAWDYIRTLPEHKELIQHSEAFVFGSLVTRSETSQNTLLELLEYSKFRVFDVNFRPPFINFEFIKKLLHKADLVKMNKAELRTILEYLGEDYIDEDTSIRHIQTYFNLNEIVLTKGSKGARYFVGDTAYNFPAVHIEIADTVGSGDSFLAGFLSKRILGKSPEEIMKQATALGAFITSKSGACPDYTYEDFKAFSEENSCKTS from the coding sequence ATGATAACAAATCAATCCAACTATGCCGTATGCTTCGGAGAAGTCCTTTGGGACATCTTCCCTTCCGGTTCCAGAGCTGGTGGTGCCCCTTTTAATGTAGCCTACAATCTTTTTAAAATGGGAATTGATACCAAAATGCTCAGCAGGATAGGAAACGATCAATTAGGACACCAGCTTCTTAACCAAATTGAGGATTGGGGAATAACAACAGATTTTATTCAGATAGACCAGGAAAAGGCTACAGGAACAGTACTTGCTGATTTTGATGAGCATGGAGAAGCTAAATATGATATTGTACAGGAAGTTGCCTGGGACTATATCCGGACTCTTCCGGAACATAAGGAACTTATTCAGCATTCAGAGGCATTTGTTTTTGGGAGTCTGGTTACAAGGAGTGAAACTTCCCAAAATACGCTGCTGGAACTTTTGGAGTATTCAAAATTTAGGGTTTTTGATGTCAATTTCCGTCCTCCTTTTATCAATTTTGAATTCATCAAAAAATTATTGCATAAAGCTGACCTTGTTAAAATGAATAAGGCAGAGCTTAGAACAATTCTTGAATATCTGGGTGAAGATTATATTGATGAAGATACCAGCATCAGACATATTCAAACTTATTTTAATCTGAATGAAATTGTTCTTACCAAAGGAAGCAAAGGTGCAAGATATTTTGTAGGTGATACTGCTTATAATTTCCCGGCTGTTCATATTGAGATTGCAGACACTGTGGGCAGTGGAGATTCATTTCTGGCCGGCTTCCTGTCTAAAAGAATTCTGGGAAAATCCCCGGAAGAGATTATGAAACAGGCAACGGCACTGGGAGCTTTTATCACTTCGAAATCCGGAGCATGCCCGGATTATACTTATGAAGATTTCAAGGCATTCAGTGAAGAAAACAGCTGTAAAACCTCTTAA
- the fucP gene encoding L-fucose:H+ symporter permease, whose amino-acid sequence MNTPKFTDKKYYIILSFVTSLFFFWAIALTMGDVLNKHFQNVLHISKSKSGLVQLSIFGAYALMGIPAGLFMKKLGYKLGVILGLSLFALGSFLFIPAANTSSFDFFRLALFVLAMGMATLETVAHPFVAALGDERTSDQRVNFAQSFNGLGAIIGPLLGGYFIFGTPDSGTGSLDSVKNLYTWIGIVILAITIIFSFIRVPDLKDPHAEDIIISENENGEDLTVSDPHAPLYKQRHFIFAVIAQFFNIAAQGGTWAYFINYGVEKMHLPEIQASYYFSLSMAMMMIGRFIGTFLMRFIAPNKLLAIFTACNIVLCLIISQSFGWVSFISLILLNLFLSVMYPTIFSLGLKRLGSKVQQASSFLVMAMFGGAVFPPIMGRIAEKDIAHAYLLPILCYVVILLFALKFYKPKTLK is encoded by the coding sequence ATGAATACTCCAAAATTTACAGATAAAAAATACTATATCATCCTGTCCTTCGTTACTTCCCTATTCTTTTTCTGGGCCATTGCGCTTACCATGGGTGATGTACTGAATAAACATTTTCAGAATGTTCTTCACATTTCAAAATCCAAATCAGGGCTGGTACAGCTTTCCATTTTTGGGGCTTATGCACTTATGGGCATTCCGGCAGGCCTGTTTATGAAAAAATTGGGCTATAAATTGGGCGTAATTTTAGGTCTGTCATTGTTTGCATTGGGATCTTTCTTGTTTATTCCGGCAGCTAATACTTCTTCATTTGACTTTTTCAGATTAGCCCTTTTTGTACTGGCAATGGGAATGGCAACCCTTGAAACTGTAGCTCATCCTTTTGTAGCTGCTTTGGGTGACGAAAGAACAAGTGATCAAAGAGTAAACTTCGCCCAGTCCTTTAATGGTTTGGGGGCTATCATTGGCCCCCTGCTGGGCGGCTATTTCATTTTCGGAACTCCTGATTCGGGAACCGGTTCTCTGGATTCTGTAAAAAATCTTTATACATGGATTGGTATTGTAATTCTGGCAATCACTATTATTTTCAGCTTTATCAGAGTTCCTGATCTCAAAGATCCTCATGCGGAAGATATTATTATTTCAGAAAATGAGAATGGAGAAGACCTTACTGTATCGGATCCTCATGCACCGCTCTATAAGCAAAGGCATTTTATATTTGCAGTCATTGCCCAGTTTTTTAATATTGCCGCACAGGGCGGAACATGGGCTTATTTTATCAATTACGGGGTTGAGAAAATGCACCTGCCCGAGATACAGGCATCTTATTATTTTTCCTTAAGTATGGCCATGATGATGATCGGCAGATTTATCGGAACCTTCCTGATGAGGTTCATTGCTCCCAATAAGTTGCTGGCAATCTTTACTGCATGCAATATTGTTCTTTGTCTGATTATTTCTCAGAGTTTCGGATGGGTCTCATTCATAAGTCTTATTTTACTCAATTTGTTCCTGAGTGTAATGTATCCTACAATCTTCAGCCTTGGACTTAAAAGATTAGGGTCAAAAGTTCAGCAGGCTTCATCATTCCTGGTTATGGCTATGTTTGGAGGAGCTGTTTTTCCCCCGATAATGGGTAGAATTGCAGAAAAAGATATTGCTCATGCTTATCTCCTTCCCATTCTCTGCTACGTGGTTATTTTACTATTTGCATTAAAGTTCTACAAGCCTAAAACACTTAAATAA
- a CDS encoding carbohydrate porin, with protein MKTKLLLAWCILLVCAGGGTNAQITISNKKFSFGTTGRIGAGYSPNADGKTGRQLNLNNQGSLGGRMDQGDYVDFLPAFHFSPVVNGDSTKSTKIDMQARLSFYSGGTFLGNVDSKSNQGMIIALPEAFVEARNIMGSDWDVWAGSRWLRYDDIHIADYFYFDDHSATGWGVRHKNTRFSMFFPAAIDTAASNSTPYSYTNVISGSKNLIYRQREVFVLEHTLPFKNAKHKLKLLAEFHHVEKSGENSVEQYPSDRGWVFGAKLNTDIPTKIPGSFNQISVRYGTGIANGGDNGNTQTWRTYGAPDEITKTYKGAYSFTVVEHFLWNISNRWSLNPYAVFTKSKGGSASNDKAADYYNREIFNRKTEFNTGIRATYYFNNWFHILSEFHYATRKNGTQNAASMMKLVLAPTIVPTAERSVWARPHIRFIAEVSRYNDQAMNSLYSPFLQQSGAKRFGTYFGIRTEWWIF; from the coding sequence ATGAAAACAAAGCTTTTATTAGCCTGGTGCATTTTACTTGTATGTGCCGGCGGGGGAACTAATGCCCAGATCACAATAAGCAACAAAAAATTTTCCTTTGGGACAACCGGCAGAATTGGAGCGGGTTATTCCCCGAATGCCGATGGAAAAACAGGAAGACAGCTGAATCTGAACAATCAGGGATCTTTAGGAGGCAGAATGGATCAGGGAGATTATGTAGACTTTTTACCCGCTTTCCACTTTAGCCCGGTGGTAAATGGTGACAGTACAAAAAGTACAAAAATCGATATGCAGGCAAGACTGAGCTTTTACTCTGGCGGTACTTTCCTGGGAAATGTAGATTCAAAATCCAATCAGGGAATGATTATTGCCCTTCCGGAAGCATTTGTTGAGGCCAGAAATATTATGGGAAGTGACTGGGATGTATGGGCAGGATCAAGATGGCTGAGGTATGATGACATTCATATTGCAGATTATTTCTATTTTGATGACCATTCGGCAACCGGTTGGGGAGTAAGACATAAAAATACAAGGTTTTCAATGTTTTTCCCGGCAGCTATTGATACCGCAGCCAGCAATTCAACTCCATATTCTTATACGAATGTGATTAGCGGATCAAAAAACCTTATCTACAGGCAGAGAGAAGTTTTTGTCCTGGAGCATACACTGCCATTTAAAAATGCAAAGCATAAGCTGAAATTGCTGGCAGAATTTCATCATGTAGAAAAGTCAGGCGAAAATTCCGTTGAGCAATATCCATCAGACCGGGGCTGGGTTTTTGGAGCTAAATTAAATACAGACATCCCAACAAAAATCCCCGGTTCATTCAATCAGATTTCTGTGAGATATGGAACCGGAATTGCCAATGGGGGCGATAATGGAAATACACAGACCTGGCGTACCTACGGAGCCCCGGATGAGATCACGAAAACATACAAAGGAGCCTACTCTTTTACTGTTGTTGAACATTTTCTCTGGAATATCTCAAACCGTTGGTCACTTAATCCCTATGCCGTTTTCACCAAAAGTAAAGGAGGTTCAGCCAGCAATGATAAAGCTGCAGACTATTATAACCGTGAAATTTTCAACAGGAAAACAGAATTTAATACGGGAATCAGAGCCACTTATTATTTTAACAACTGGTTTCATATTCTTTCTGAGTTTCATTATGCAACACGGAAAAACGGAACCCAGAATGCAGCATCAATGATGAAACTGGTCCTGGCTCCCACCATTGTTCCCACTGCGGAACGAAGTGTCTGGGCAAGGCCCCACATCCGTTTTATTGCAGAAGTATCAAGATATAATGATCAGGCTATGAACAGCCTTTATTCACCGTTTTTACAACAGTCAGGTGCAAAAAGATTCGGAACTTATTTCGGAATACGGACAGAATGGTGGATCTTTTAA
- a CDS encoding sugar phosphate isomerase/epimerase family protein, which translates to MNIKFGASLLSWITPLWDAESGKYAIEKTAQAGFDLIEILLPNSMNFDAATVKKQLKENHLEVVCSLNLPKEAHIAFYPEAAEKLIKKAIDKADELETNLLSGVLHSGIGVFTGKPLTDNEKEIITEVWCNVADYAQARNIEIAIEPINRYESYVCNTAENVLELIKKAGKNNLFLHLDTFHMNIEENNFYDPIVNSGKMLKHIHVTESHRGMLGEGTVSWEEFFSALKKIDFEGNLVLENFSSSVPGMQEKVSLWQKSPYNAQELAEGSLAFLKDHIKKIIIIE; encoded by the coding sequence ATGAATATAAAATTTGGAGCTTCCCTACTCTCATGGATCACTCCGCTATGGGACGCAGAATCAGGAAAATATGCTATAGAAAAAACCGCACAGGCAGGGTTTGACCTCATCGAAATACTGTTACCGAATTCAATGAACTTTGATGCAGCTACGGTAAAAAAACAGCTCAAAGAGAATCATCTGGAAGTTGTATGCTCATTAAATCTTCCAAAAGAGGCTCATATTGCGTTTTATCCTGAAGCTGCAGAAAAACTGATCAAAAAAGCAATTGATAAAGCAGATGAACTGGAAACCAACCTCCTGTCAGGAGTATTACATAGCGGAATTGGTGTATTTACCGGTAAACCGCTTACAGACAATGAAAAAGAGATCATCACTGAAGTATGGTGCAATGTGGCAGATTATGCCCAAGCCAGGAATATAGAGATCGCCATAGAACCTATTAACCGCTACGAATCCTATGTCTGTAATACGGCAGAAAATGTTCTGGAGCTTATTAAGAAGGCAGGGAAAAACAATCTCTTCCTTCACCTTGATACCTTTCATATGAATATTGAGGAAAATAATTTTTATGACCCCATTGTCAATTCCGGAAAAATGCTGAAGCATATTCATGTTACAGAATCCCACCGGGGCATGCTGGGAGAAGGAACTGTCAGTTGGGAAGAGTTTTTCTCTGCATTGAAGAAAATTGATTTTGAGGGAAACCTGGTTCTCGAAAACTTCAGTTCCTCAGTTCCGGGAATGCAGGAAAAGGTTTCACTATGGCAAAAATCACCTTATAATGCACAGGAGCTAGCTGAGGGAAGCCTTGCTTTTTTAAAGGATCATATAAAAAAAATAATCATTATTGAATAA